From one Rosa rugosa chromosome 4, drRosRugo1.1, whole genome shotgun sequence genomic stretch:
- the LOC133743434 gene encoding aspartyl protease AED3, translated as MDSKIACFLFFALLISLTKAVDPCASQSYGSGDLSIIPTYSKCSPLTSPKTDPFNTVLNMASKDPERFKYLSTLVAQKTTSAPIASGQQVLNIPSYIVQIKLGTPGQLMYMVLDTSNDIAWVPCSGCTGCSSTTFSPNTSTTYGPLDCSVPECAQARGLSCPAGSPVGCSFNQSYGGGSSFSASLVQDALGLGKDVIPKYSFGCINSISGGNIPPQGLLGLGRGSMSLLSQSGSLYSGVFSYCLPSFKSYYFSGSLKLGPVGQPKSIRTTPLLKNPRRPSLYYVNLTGISVGKVLVPIAPQFLAFDQTTGAGTIIDSGTTITRFVPPVYNAIRDEFRKQVNTTFSTLGAFDTCFNTNNEGVAPAITFRFTGLVLTLPLENSLIHSSSGTLACLAMAAAPNNVNSVLNVIANLQQQNLRILFDVANSRLGIARELCN; from the coding sequence ATGGACTcaaagattgcttgctttctcTTCTTTGCTCTTCTAATCTCTCTCACCAAAGCTGTTGATCCTTGTGCTTCCCAAAGCTATGGCTCAGGTGACCTCTCCATAATTCCAACCTATAGCAAATGCTCTCCCTTAACTTCACCCAAGACCGACCCGTTCAACACAGTCCTAAACATGGCCTCCAAAGACCCGGAGCGGTTCAAGTACCTGTCAACCCTAGTGGCCCAAAAGACCACTTCGGCTCCGATTGCTTCGGGCCAACAGGTCCTAAACATTCCCAGCTACATAGTCCAGATCAAGTTGGGCACCCCGGGCCAGCTCATGTACATGGTCCTTGACACAAGCAACGACATTGCATGGGTCCCATGCTCGGGGTGCACCGGGTGCTCCTCCACCACATTCTCGCCCAACACATCCACAACTTACGGGCCGTTGGACTGCTCGGTGCCCGAATGCGCCCAGGCCCGCGGGCTCTCATGCCCGGCCGGGTCTCCCGTCGGGTGCTCATTTAACCAATCGTACGGTGGAGGCTCATCATTTTCCGCCTCGCTTGTCCAAGATGCCTTGGGATTAGGAAAAGATGTCATTCCGAAATACTCTTTCGGGTGCATCAATTCCATCTCTGGCGGGAACATCCCGCCACAGGGGCTATTGGGCTTGGGCCGTGGATCCATGTCGTTGCTCTCGCAATCCGGATCGCTTTACTCGGGAGTGTTCTCATATTGTTTACCCAGTTTCAAATCTTACTACTTTTCCGGGTCCCTCAAGCTGGGCCCTGTCGGCCAGCCCAAGTCCATCAGAACCACCCCACTTCTCAAAAACCCTCGCCGGCCATCCTTGTATTACGTCAACCTCACCGGAATCAGCGTCGGCAAGGTCCTCGTGCCCATTGCCCCACAATTCCTAGCCTTTGACCAGACCACTGGCGCCGGAACCATCATAGACTCCGGCACAACAATCACCCGATTCGTGCCACCCGTTTACAACGCAATCCGAGACGAGTTCAGAAAACAAGTGAACACCACATTTTCGACTTTGGGGGCATTCGACACTTGCTTCAACACCAACAACGAAGGCGTAGCGCCGGCCATTACGTTTCGTTTCACAGGCTTGGTGTTGACGTTGCCATTGGAGAACAGCTTGATTCACAGTAGCTCGGGGACGCTGGCTTGCTTGGCAATGGCAGCGGCGCCCAATAATGTGAACTCGGTGCTGAATGTGATAGCCAACTTGCAGCAGCAGAACCTTAGGATTCTGTTTGATGTTGCCAACTCTCGGTTGGGCATTGCCCGTGAGCTTTGTAATTAA